A stretch of Mesorhizobium sp. M2A.F.Ca.ET.046.03.2.1 DNA encodes these proteins:
- a CDS encoding Crp/Fnr family transcriptional regulator, which translates to MLESLYLNLGQHDALSDEEKALLTSTLSIEKYFGAGEDIVVEGSRPTYSTLIIDGLAARYKVLEDGGRQFTSLQVAGDFVDLHAFLLKTMDHGIVALSPCHVAAAEHSKLKTITEQAPHLTRLLWLDTLVDGAIHREWIVAMGRRSKLSHLAHLICELFVRLQVVKKTRDMSFHLPLSQAQLADVLGLSVVHMNRVIGTLRRMNVISWTNHMITILDWERLVTIAEFDPTYLSMSREPR; encoded by the coding sequence ATGCTGGAATCACTCTATCTCAATCTCGGCCAGCATGACGCTCTCTCGGACGAAGAGAAAGCGTTGCTCACATCGACCTTGTCGATCGAGAAATATTTCGGCGCGGGAGAGGATATCGTTGTCGAAGGAAGCAGGCCGACCTACAGCACCCTGATCATCGACGGGCTGGCTGCCCGCTACAAGGTTCTGGAGGACGGCGGCCGCCAGTTCACCTCGCTGCAGGTCGCGGGCGATTTCGTCGACCTGCATGCCTTCCTGCTCAAGACGATGGATCACGGCATCGTCGCGCTGTCGCCCTGTCATGTGGCGGCGGCCGAGCACAGCAAGCTCAAGACGATCACCGAGCAGGCGCCGCATCTCACCCGATTGCTCTGGCTGGACACGCTTGTCGATGGCGCCATCCATCGCGAATGGATCGTGGCCATGGGGCGCCGCTCCAAGCTGTCCCATCTCGCGCATCTCATATGCGAGCTGTTCGTCAGGCTGCAGGTGGTGAAGAAGACGCGTGACATGAGCTTCCACCTGCCGCTGTCGCAGGCCCAGCTCGCCGACGTGCTGGGCTTGTCCGTCGTCCATATGAACAGGGTGATCGGAACCCTGCGACGCATGAACGTCATCAGCTGGACCAACCATATGATCACGATCCTCGACTGGGAGCGGCTGGTCACGATCGCCGAATTCGATCCGACCTATCTCAGCATGTCGCGCGAGCCGAGATAG
- a CDS encoding alpha/beta hydrolase: MFDDFDSREIDTGEARIFARRAGTGPGLLLLHGFPQTHAMWREVAPILARDFTVVCADLRGYGQSSCPPSAADHAPYAKRAMAADMVALMEKLGFRRFMVAGHDRGGRVAYRLALDHPDRVEKLAVLDIIPTADAWDRADARLALGYWPWSLLAQPEPLPETMLAAAADAIVDNALSGWGSSSDAFPPGVRQLYVDALRDPAHIHAICEEYRAAASLDREHDHADRKTGRRIACPLMALWSEHGALAEWYVEQGGPEALWRNWADDVSGGALPGGHFFPEESPIETAATLDAFFSGR, encoded by the coding sequence ATGTTCGACGATTTCGACAGCCGTGAGATCGACACGGGTGAAGCCAGGATCTTCGCTCGCCGCGCCGGCACCGGCCCCGGCCTGCTTCTGCTGCACGGCTTTCCGCAGACGCATGCGATGTGGCGCGAGGTCGCCCCAATCCTGGCGCGGGATTTCACGGTCGTCTGCGCCGATTTGCGCGGCTATGGGCAAAGCTCCTGCCCGCCATCGGCCGCCGATCATGCGCCCTATGCCAAGCGCGCCATGGCCGCCGACATGGTCGCGCTGATGGAGAAATTGGGTTTCCGGCGCTTCATGGTTGCCGGTCACGATCGCGGCGGGCGTGTCGCCTACCGGCTGGCGCTCGATCATCCGGATCGCGTCGAAAAGCTCGCTGTGCTCGACATCATTCCCACCGCCGATGCCTGGGACCGCGCCGACGCAAGACTGGCCCTCGGCTACTGGCCGTGGTCGTTGCTGGCGCAACCCGAGCCGCTGCCGGAGACGATGCTCGCGGCCGCCGCCGATGCCATCGTCGACAATGCGCTTTCCGGCTGGGGATCGTCGTCCGACGCGTTCCCGCCCGGGGTGCGGCAACTCTATGTCGACGCGCTGCGCGACCCGGCGCACATCCATGCCATTTGCGAAGAATATCGCGCGGCGGCATCCCTCGACCGCGAGCACGACCATGCCGACCGGAAGACCGGCCGGCGGATCGCCTGCCCGCTGATGGCCCTATGGAGCGAGCATGGCGCGCTGGCCGAATGGTACGTCGAGCAAGGCGGCCCTGAAGCGCTGTGGCGAAACTGGGCCGACGACGTCAGCGGCGGCGCCTTGCCCGGCGGTCATTTCTTTCCGGAGGAGTCGCCGATCGAAACGGCAGCCACGCTCGACGCATTCTTCTCCGGAAGATAG
- a CDS encoding YdeI/OmpD-associated family protein — MAPIKVDPDKVREFPDAQSFHAWLADNHASESEVWIKIHKVGSGLASITPKEAVDVVLCFGWIDAVRKSLDDKSFLQRYTPRGKKSIWSKINIDNVARLVEAGRMTEHGLREVEAAKADGRWDRAYAGSKEMMQAAIDAEPKAKAMLEKLSAQNRFALAFRTNNMKTEAGRKKKIADLVAMLKRGDTIHPQKK, encoded by the coding sequence ATGGCCCCGATCAAGGTCGATCCGGACAAGGTCCGGGAATTCCCCGATGCGCAAAGCTTCCATGCCTGGCTGGCCGACAACCACGCCTCTGAAAGCGAGGTCTGGATCAAGATCCACAAGGTCGGCTCGGGCCTCGCCTCGATCACGCCGAAGGAGGCGGTCGACGTCGTGCTCTGCTTCGGCTGGATCGACGCGGTGCGCAAGTCGCTCGACGACAAGAGCTTCCTGCAGCGCTACACGCCGCGCGGTAAAAAGAGCATCTGGAGCAAGATCAACATCGACAATGTCGCGCGCCTGGTCGAGGCGGGCCGCATGACCGAGCACGGCCTGCGCGAGGTCGAGGCTGCCAAGGCCGACGGCCGCTGGGACCGTGCCTATGCCGGCTCGAAGGAGATGATGCAGGCCGCGATCGATGCCGAGCCGAAGGCGAAAGCGATGCTGGAAAAGCTCTCGGCGCAAAACCGCTTCGCGCTCGCCTTCCGCACCAACAACATGAAGACCGAGGCGGGGCGCAAGAAGAAGATCGCCGATCTGGTGGCCATGCTGAAGCGCGGCGACACCATCCATCCGCAGAAGAAGTAA
- a CDS encoding type II toxin-antitoxin system HicB family antitoxin, producing MWYEVALTPDDNDTWLVTAPQFDEVVSYGGTKEEACRNGRNAIEEAIAARIAHGDDIPFPLKETKGKGWFVEVPALVFLKSALYMALREKGWSRADLMRELKCQREHVDRLFRLDHNSRLDSLEEAFKALGHPLRFDMEFHKAA from the coding sequence ATGTGGTATGAAGTCGCTCTCACGCCCGACGACAACGATACCTGGCTGGTTACGGCGCCTCAATTCGACGAGGTGGTCTCGTATGGCGGCACAAAAGAGGAAGCCTGCCGCAATGGACGCAATGCCATCGAGGAAGCCATCGCCGCCCGAATTGCGCATGGGGATGATATCCCCTTCCCGCTCAAGGAAACCAAGGGCAAGGGATGGTTTGTGGAAGTCCCGGCGCTCGTCTTCCTGAAATCGGCTCTCTACATGGCCTTGAGGGAAAAGGGCTGGAGTCGGGCCGATCTGATGCGCGAGCTGAAATGCCAACGGGAGCATGTCGATCGGCTGTTCCGGCTCGACCACAATTCACGGCTCGACTCGCTCGAGGAGGCGTTCAAGGCGCTCGGCCATCCGCTGCGCTTTGACATGGAGTTCCACAAGGCCGCCTGA
- a CDS encoding SDR family NAD(P)-dependent oxidoreductase: MTNTKNSGKVALVTGGNRGIGLETARQLAELGFTVLIGVRDLAKGEAAARKLGGKVEAIELDVAAPEAAVSAAAEVERRFGQLDVLVNNAAIHYDPSAQALQPDWTVIREAFETNVFGAWRVAAAFAPLLSASGHGRLVNVSSEGGSLASMGAGAPAYSTSKATLNALTRIVAAELRGSGVLVNAICPGWVATDMGGPGGRPVAQGAAGIVWAATLPDDGPTGGFFRDGKRLPW; the protein is encoded by the coding sequence ATGACCAACACCAAGAATTCCGGCAAGGTGGCCCTGGTCACCGGCGGCAACCGTGGCATCGGCCTGGAAACGGCCCGCCAGCTCGCGGAACTCGGCTTCACAGTGCTCATCGGCGTGCGTGATCTCGCCAAGGGCGAGGCGGCGGCCAGGAAGCTCGGCGGCAAGGTCGAGGCCATCGAGTTGGATGTCGCCGCGCCTGAAGCGGCCGTGAGCGCCGCGGCAGAGGTCGAGCGCCGCTTCGGCCAGCTCGACGTTTTGGTGAACAACGCCGCGATCCATTACGACCCGTCGGCGCAGGCGCTCCAGCCCGACTGGACAGTGATCCGCGAGGCTTTCGAGACCAATGTCTTCGGCGCCTGGCGTGTCGCAGCCGCCTTTGCGCCGCTGCTCAGCGCCTCCGGCCATGGCCGGCTGGTCAATGTTTCGTCGGAAGGAGGCTCGCTTGCTTCGATGGGCGCCGGCGCGCCGGCCTATTCTACCAGCAAGGCGACGCTCAACGCGCTGACCCGCATCGTGGCGGCCGAATTGCGCGGCTCGGGCGTGCTCGTCAATGCGATCTGTCCAGGCTGGGTCGCGACCGACATGGGCGGACCGGGCGGACGCCCGGTGGCGCAAGGCGCTGCCGGCATCGTCTGGGCCGCGACCTTGCCCGACGACGGCCCGACCGGCGGCTTCTTTCGCGATGGCAAGCGCTTGCCGTGGTGA
- a CDS encoding plasmid stabilization protein has product MPRGDKSKYTDKQERKADHIAEGYEKRGVSEKEAERRAWATVNKDDGGGKKEGGSGRGKHTGHPAAHKGGKMGGKASGERSAADRSASAKKAAATRKRTAEHHAHH; this is encoded by the coding sequence ATGCCACGTGGCGACAAATCGAAATACACCGACAAGCAGGAACGCAAGGCCGACCATATCGCCGAAGGCTACGAGAAGCGCGGCGTCTCGGAGAAGGAAGCGGAGCGGCGCGCCTGGGCGACCGTCAACAAGGACGATGGCGGCGGCAAGAAGGAAGGCGGATCGGGACGCGGCAAGCACACCGGCCATCCGGCCGCGCATAAGGGCGGCAAGATGGGCGGCAAGGCCTCTGGCGAGCGTTCCGCGGCGGACAGATCGGCTTCGGCGAAGAAGGCTGCCGCGACGCGCAAGCGCACTGCGGAGCACCACGCGCATCATTGA
- a CDS encoding diaminopropionate ammonia-lyase: MLLLNQRPEHNQPLVAADAESLGRAGGERAERYLKARQSDAETPLHALPALAGELGIAALHVKDEGQRLGLGSFKALGGAYAVMRLVLEEAGKWLGRDVDIGEINDARVRQIASGMIFVCATDGNHGRSVAQGASLVGARSVIFVHAGVSRERVAAIARFGAEIVEVEGGYDHAVREVARVGAERGWKIVSNTSWLGYERVPGLVMQGYTVIVRETLRRLPEPPTHVFLQAGVGGFAAAIAGHMAVLLGSRRPKAVVVEPERSACVYASAEAGRPATIANQEPTVMTMLECAEPSLVAWRVLARVGDAFMTVDEDDAVAVMKRLARPLGNDPAIISGESGGAGLAGLVRAAGDRRMRAALGLDRRSRVLVINSEGATDHGRFAELVGMAPEEVFLQTA, encoded by the coding sequence ATGCTGCTTCTCAACCAACGCCCAGAACACAACCAGCCGTTGGTTGCCGCCGATGCCGAGTCGCTCGGCAGGGCGGGAGGAGAGCGGGCCGAGCGTTACCTCAAGGCGCGCCAAAGCGATGCCGAAACACCGCTGCATGCCTTGCCGGCATTGGCCGGCGAGCTCGGCATCGCCGCGCTTCATGTCAAGGATGAGGGCCAGCGTCTTGGCCTTGGCTCCTTCAAGGCGCTGGGCGGGGCCTATGCCGTCATGCGGCTGGTGCTGGAGGAGGCCGGCAAGTGGCTCGGGCGAGACGTCGACATCGGCGAGATAAACGACGCCCGGGTGCGCCAGATCGCCTCCGGCATGATCTTCGTCTGCGCCACCGACGGCAACCATGGCCGCTCGGTCGCGCAGGGCGCCAGCCTCGTCGGCGCGCGGTCGGTGATCTTCGTCCATGCCGGCGTAAGCCGCGAGCGGGTCGCGGCCATCGCCCGCTTCGGCGCCGAGATCGTTGAGGTCGAGGGCGGCTATGACCATGCGGTGCGCGAGGTCGCGCGCGTCGGCGCCGAGCGCGGCTGGAAGATCGTCTCCAACACTTCCTGGCTCGGCTATGAGCGCGTCCCCGGCCTGGTCATGCAGGGCTATACGGTGATCGTGCGCGAGACGCTGCGGCGTCTGCCCGAGCCGCCAACGCATGTCTTCCTGCAGGCCGGCGTCGGCGGCTTCGCGGCCGCGATCGCCGGCCATATGGCGGTCCTGCTCGGCTCCAGGCGGCCGAAGGCCGTGGTGGTGGAGCCGGAGCGCTCGGCTTGCGTCTACGCTTCGGCTGAGGCCGGACGTCCGGCAACGATCGCAAATCAGGAGCCGACCGTGATGACGATGCTCGAATGCGCCGAGCCGTCCCTGGTCGCCTGGCGCGTGCTGGCGCGCGTCGGCGATGCCTTCATGACGGTGGACGAAGACGATGCGGTCGCGGTGATGAAGCGGCTGGCGCGGCCGCTCGGCAACGACCCGGCCATTATCTCCGGCGAGAGCGGCGGGGCAGGCCTCGCCGGGCTGGTCCGCGCCGCGGGCGACAGGCGCATGCGCGCCGCGCTTGGCCTCGACAGGCGTTCGCGCGTGCTCGTCATCAACTCGGAGGGCGCGACCGACCATGGCCGCTTTGCCGAGCTGGTCGGGATGGCGCCCGAAGAGGTGTTCCTGCAGACTGCCTGA
- a CDS encoding AzlD family protein translates to MIDPMTVLAILAMAGVTYLTRVGGYVVLKNRALSPRATAVMEAAPGCVLISVIAPDFVSRNPADLAALAITLLAATRLSMLPTVVIGVASAGVLRWLIG, encoded by the coding sequence ATGATCGACCCGATGACCGTGCTTGCCATCCTGGCGATGGCCGGCGTGACGTATCTCACCCGTGTCGGCGGCTATGTTGTGCTCAAGAACCGCGCGCTCAGCCCGCGCGCCACGGCGGTGATGGAAGCCGCGCCCGGCTGCGTGCTGATCTCGGTGATCGCGCCGGATTTCGTCTCGAGGAATCCGGCCGACCTCGCGGCTTTAGCCATCACCTTGCTTGCCGCGACGAGGCTGTCGATGCTGCCGACAGTTGTGATCGGGGTGGCTTCGGCGGGCGTGTTGCGGTGGCTGATCGGATAA
- a CDS encoding EAL domain-containing protein: MADDNKRNGKFWAQALDRAHLGLWDWNLSAGDCYYSPTWSKMLGYEPGELANTPDLWLKLTHPDDRQRAQESGDRHIAGLVDSIETELRLRHKNGHWVWVLDRGGIVERDADGKPLRLMGVQTDITRQKEAEAALEQVNVRFRLALAASGTGIWHHDIGTRKTFWDARTREIFGLAADKDEVSAELWHTYLHPDDKEATERARQIVPGSNDVVASQYRIIRRDGEVRHLETLVRFVADVGSAGQILGTVRDITEEKMRAEGLAFAARHDALTGLLNRSAFDRLLAENIAMVERLPLAVFYVDLDYFKALNDYAGHAAGDLALKSVAAGILASLPASARAARLGGDEFALMVPNCNDACAERIARGVLAAVRDADLGSAVTSRRLAASIGIAFVRDRNMSVADALACADDACYAAKAGGRDRFAVFSPDTTSGAGGLNAARLAADLVDAMEDGRLKLFGQEIHRLGLPWEDSRHVEVLARLEARTGTMIPPGDFMPVAERFGLAARLDRWIIRTALTRHGEAMRAGAIALDFNLSAQTLSDPHLWDFVDEAIAESGAPPSAIGFEITETAAVTNFDAAAEFVRKARLRHCRVSLDDFGAGMSSFEYLRRFPIDAIKIDGSFVEHIADSRFDREIVSAITGIARSMGAAVVAEKVEEKNALEILMGMGVAYGQGYFLHRPEPLAAIVARAAGGSMSPERPHARLG; encoded by the coding sequence ATGGCGGACGACAATAAACGCAACGGCAAGTTCTGGGCGCAGGCGCTTGACCGCGCTCATCTGGGCCTTTGGGACTGGAATCTGTCGGCCGGCGATTGCTACTATTCACCGACTTGGTCGAAGATGCTGGGCTATGAGCCGGGCGAGCTCGCCAACACGCCCGATCTCTGGCTGAAGCTTACCCATCCCGACGACCGCCAGCGCGCGCAGGAAAGCGGCGACCGGCACATTGCGGGTCTCGTCGATTCCATTGAGACCGAGCTGCGCCTGCGCCACAAGAACGGCCACTGGGTCTGGGTTCTCGACCGTGGCGGCATTGTCGAGCGCGACGCCGACGGCAAGCCGCTTCGGCTGATGGGCGTGCAGACCGACATCACCCGCCAGAAGGAAGCCGAGGCGGCGCTCGAGCAGGTCAACGTCCGCTTCCGCCTCGCGCTTGCAGCCAGCGGTACCGGCATCTGGCATCACGATATCGGCACAAGGAAAACCTTCTGGGACGCGCGCACCCGTGAGATATTCGGCCTCGCTGCCGACAAGGACGAGGTGTCGGCCGAGCTCTGGCACACCTATCTTCATCCGGACGATAAGGAAGCCACCGAGCGCGCCCGTCAGATCGTGCCGGGCTCCAACGATGTCGTGGCCTCGCAATACCGCATCATCCGGCGTGACGGCGAGGTCCGTCATCTCGAAACGCTGGTGCGCTTCGTCGCCGATGTCGGCTCGGCCGGGCAGATCTTGGGCACCGTGCGCGACATCACCGAGGAGAAGATGCGCGCCGAGGGACTTGCCTTCGCCGCGCGCCACGACGCCCTGACCGGTCTGCTCAACCGTTCCGCCTTCGACCGGCTGCTCGCCGAGAACATCGCCATGGTCGAGCGCCTGCCGCTGGCGGTGTTTTACGTCGACCTCGACTACTTCAAGGCGCTCAACGACTATGCCGGTCATGCCGCCGGCGACCTGGCGCTGAAGAGCGTCGCGGCGGGCATCCTCGCCAGCCTGCCCGCGTCGGCGCGTGCGGCGCGCCTCGGCGGCGATGAATTCGCGCTGATGGTGCCGAACTGCAATGACGCTTGCGCCGAGCGCATCGCCCGCGGCGTGCTCGCCGCGGTGCGCGATGCCGATCTCGGCTCGGCGGTCACCTCGCGCAGGCTTGCCGCCAGCATCGGCATCGCCTTCGTGCGCGACCGCAACATGAGCGTGGCCGATGCACTCGCCTGCGCCGACGATGCCTGCTACGCCGCCAAGGCCGGTGGCCGCGACCGTTTCGCCGTGTTCTCGCCCGACACGACGTCCGGCGCCGGCGGGCTCAACGCCGCGCGGCTGGCGGCCGACCTTGTCGACGCGATGGAGGATGGCCGGTTGAAGCTGTTCGGCCAGGAGATCCATCGGCTCGGCCTGCCGTGGGAGGACAGCCGCCATGTCGAGGTCCTGGCCAGGCTCGAGGCCCGCACCGGCACGATGATCCCGCCCGGCGATTTCATGCCGGTCGCCGAACGTTTCGGCCTTGCCGCGCGGCTCGACCGCTGGATCATCCGCACCGCGCTGACGCGCCACGGCGAGGCGATGCGCGCGGGCGCCATCGCGCTCGACTTCAACCTGTCGGCGCAGACGCTTTCCGATCCGCATCTATGGGATTTCGTCGACGAGGCCATCGCCGAGAGCGGCGCGCCGCCGTCGGCCATTGGCTTCGAGATCACGGAGACCGCTGCCGTCACCAATTTCGACGCGGCGGCCGAGTTCGTGCGCAAGGCGAGGCTCCGCCATTGTCGCGTCAGCCTTGACGATTTCGGCGCCGGCATGAGCTCGTTCGAATATCTCAGGCGCTTCCCCATCGACGCCATCAAGATCGATGGTTCCTTCGTCGAGCACATCGCCGACAGCCGTTTCGATCGCGAGATCGTCTCGGCGATCACCGGCATCGCGCGCTCGATGGGCGCCGCCGTGGTGGCCGAAAAGGTCGAGGAGAAAAACGCGCTGGAGATCCTCATGGGCATGGGCGTCGCCTATGGCCAGGGCTATTTCCTGCACCGGCCCGAACCGCTGGCGGCGATCGTGGCAAGAGCCGCCGGCGGCTCGATGTCACCGGAACGGCCGCATGCCAGGTTGGGCTGA
- a CDS encoding Lrp/AsnC family transcriptional regulator, whose amino-acid sequence MKLDEIDRRILRALQRDGRMANNDLARQVGLSPSPCLRRVKLLEEAGVIDRYVAVLNPAKIGRGQTFFTRIWLKQQDEDTIEHFAAEVAKFPEVMECYLMMGDCDALVRIVAAGIDDYRRFQSEHLSRIKGVQNVKTDVPSQIIKQTSEMPL is encoded by the coding sequence ATGAAGCTCGATGAGATCGACAGGCGCATCCTGCGCGCCCTGCAGCGCGACGGGCGCATGGCAAACAACGACCTTGCCAGGCAAGTCGGTCTCTCGCCGTCGCCCTGCCTGCGGCGCGTGAAACTGCTCGAGGAGGCGGGCGTCATCGACCGCTATGTCGCGGTGCTCAACCCGGCCAAGATCGGCCGCGGCCAGACCTTCTTCACCCGCATCTGGCTGAAGCAGCAGGACGAGGACACGATCGAGCATTTCGCCGCCGAGGTGGCGAAATTCCCCGAAGTGATGGAGTGCTATCTGATGATGGGCGACTGCGACGCCCTGGTGCGCATCGTGGCGGCCGGCATCGACGACTACCGCCGCTTCCAGTCGGAGCATCTGAGCCGCATCAAGGGCGTCCAGAACGTCAAGACGGACGTGCCCAGCCAGATCATCAAGCAGACCTCGGAGATGCCGCTGTAG
- a CDS encoding adenylate/guanylate cyclase domain-containing protein — MPTLLSLPDDISIKSALGESVLEAARRADVPIACACGGKAKCSTCRIWILDGADRCPERTAPERALVERLGLGNNVRLACQLRPDSDITFRRLVLDETDLRMTSQLLPHRSTSAGELKSVVIFFSDVAGFTHFSETLTPYDVMYLLNRYFTQVAEVIELNDGYIDKFVGDGLMAIFGVQGQDDAPVRAVNAALQTLATVDRLKPFFASMYGIEFDIRVGLHLGEAVIGSVGSPGNERLTAIGDAVNVASRVEAANKEAGTRLLITETLYEQVKGEVEISDFIRVRLRGTSDRITLYEIKKLKVEAERRLNEKGARETMQLGGKTWHRTVATSELKDGDHKVIEFQALYAVILRRGGRVYAFNNACPHLKLPFFETGLRANGHAGRASIFGEDGTLVCRWHHSGFDLDTGEIVRWCEALNEDGTSAGMEILGDISKNRAPLHLFPCREEDGYIWIGFD, encoded by the coding sequence ATGCCTACGTTGCTGTCACTGCCCGACGACATATCGATCAAATCGGCGCTCGGGGAATCTGTCCTTGAAGCCGCTCGCCGGGCAGATGTCCCGATCGCCTGCGCTTGCGGCGGCAAGGCCAAGTGCTCGACCTGCCGGATTTGGATCCTCGACGGCGCGGACCGCTGCCCGGAGCGCACCGCGCCGGAGCGCGCCCTCGTGGAGCGGTTGGGGCTTGGCAACAACGTACGCCTGGCATGCCAGCTCAGACCTGACTCCGACATCACCTTCCGCAGGCTCGTACTCGACGAGACCGACCTGCGAATGACCAGTCAGTTGCTCCCGCACAGGTCCACCAGTGCGGGCGAGCTGAAGTCGGTCGTCATTTTCTTCAGCGACGTCGCCGGGTTCACCCATTTCTCCGAAACTTTGACGCCCTACGACGTCATGTACCTGCTCAATCGGTATTTCACTCAGGTCGCTGAAGTCATCGAGCTCAACGACGGCTACATCGACAAGTTCGTCGGCGACGGGCTTATGGCGATATTCGGCGTGCAGGGCCAGGACGATGCACCGGTGCGCGCCGTCAATGCGGCCCTGCAGACCCTTGCCACGGTCGATCGGCTGAAGCCCTTTTTTGCCTCGATGTATGGCATCGAGTTCGATATTCGCGTGGGCTTGCATCTGGGCGAAGCGGTGATTGGCTCGGTCGGATCGCCCGGCAACGAGCGCCTGACGGCTATCGGCGATGCGGTCAATGTGGCGAGCCGGGTGGAAGCGGCCAACAAGGAGGCCGGAACCCGCCTCCTGATTACCGAGACGCTCTATGAACAGGTCAAGGGTGAGGTTGAAATATCCGATTTCATTCGAGTGCGTTTGCGCGGTACCTCCGACCGAATTACGCTGTACGAGATAAAGAAGCTGAAGGTTGAAGCCGAGCGCCGGCTGAACGAAAAAGGCGCGCGGGAGACTATGCAGCTGGGCGGCAAGACCTGGCATCGGACGGTTGCCACGAGCGAACTGAAGGATGGCGACCACAAAGTCATCGAGTTCCAGGCGCTCTATGCCGTGATTTTGCGCAGGGGCGGGCGCGTCTATGCCTTTAACAATGCCTGCCCGCATTTGAAGTTGCCATTCTTCGAGACTGGCTTGCGGGCCAACGGCCACGCAGGACGGGCGAGCATTTTCGGCGAGGACGGCACTCTGGTGTGTCGCTGGCATCACAGCGGATTCGATCTGGATACAGGCGAAATCGTAAGGTGGTGCGAGGCGCTCAATGAGGACGGAACTTCGGCCGGCATGGAGATTCTCGGCGATATTTCAAAGAACCGGGCTCCGCTGCACCTCTTTCCGTGCCGCGAGGAGGATGGCTACATCTGGATCGGTTTCGATTGA
- a CDS encoding AzlC family ABC transporter permease, with protein MSVSEIALAEGKAANRRGAEFRRGLAAATPVLLGVVPYALVLGAQAAQRGLSVLEVPLMTGLNFAGGSEFAAIQLWTSPPHVLLIAAITLLVNSRHFLMGAALAPFIRHLPKRQVFPALFLMCDESWAVGLADAQRRATAGTRPAFSLPFYLGAGLSVYLAWVAFTTCGAALGPVLGDVETYGFAMAFPAVFLVLLRGMWKGFAAARPWLVSLVVAALTYLVVPGAWYVAAGALSGLVAAWFLAGET; from the coding sequence ATGAGCGTTTCCGAGATCGCCCTCGCCGAGGGCAAGGCCGCCAACAGGCGCGGCGCCGAGTTCCGGCGCGGGCTCGCTGCCGCGACGCCGGTGCTGCTCGGCGTCGTTCCCTATGCGCTGGTGCTCGGCGCGCAGGCCGCGCAGAGGGGCCTCAGCGTGCTCGAGGTGCCGCTGATGACCGGGCTCAACTTCGCCGGCGGCTCCGAATTCGCCGCGATCCAGCTCTGGACCTCGCCACCGCATGTCCTGCTGATCGCCGCCATCACGCTTTTGGTCAACAGCCGGCATTTCCTGATGGGTGCAGCGCTTGCGCCTTTCATCAGGCACCTGCCGAAGCGCCAGGTTTTTCCGGCGCTGTTCCTGATGTGCGACGAGAGCTGGGCGGTGGGCCTTGCAGATGCGCAGCGCCGTGCCACGGCCGGCACGCGGCCGGCCTTCAGCCTGCCTTTCTATCTCGGCGCCGGCTTGTCCGTCTACCTCGCCTGGGTGGCGTTCACGACTTGCGGCGCGGCGCTCGGGCCTGTGCTTGGCGACGTCGAGACATATGGTTTTGCGATGGCCTTCCCGGCCGTCTTCCTGGTGCTGCTGCGGGGCATGTGGAAAGGCTTTGCCGCGGCGCGGCCCTGGCTGGTCAGCCTCGTGGTGGCGGCGCTCACCTATCTCGTTGTGCCCGGCGCCTGGTATGTGGCGGCCGGCGCGCTGTCCGGCCTGGTGGCCGCGTGGTTCCTGGCAGGTGAGACATGA